GGTTTGGTCGCGCTAGCTCCCCTCCAGCTAAACGGTAGCGTTTCGTTCCTCTTCTTTTATGTGCTTGTCTAGAGCTATTTGCTACCAGTGAATTGTCGCTTTAACCTACTTGGAGCGAACTTGCAGATATCGTAGAAAATTTTCCTAAAGGTTGAACCTTTTGAATTTTTGATAGTAAATGTAGTCATTCATATTGTTTTTTTTTTTGTTTTTTTTTGCTCAGGCCAACTTCAGAAACGAGTCATTCTCAGAAGCCTCCGTATAGGACATCTTCCAATCTTGCAGAAGATCCATTTGTGGTCTTGGAGTCTGCATCTACCCCTAGAGATCCTTTGGATGATATTGGTCTTTTCAACAGCAGAAAGACTGATCATTCTTTTGCTGATATTGACCCTCTCGATAGTCTTGGAAAATCAGGGCCAGATATGAGTAGTAGAGACAAAAGTCACCTGAGACCAGGCAACGGCAGTGGCTCTCAGTCACCGGTGGAGAGTTCCCACACTGGGAGTTACCATGGTAAGAAAGTTTCTTTCGATGAAGTTTTGGAGCCGCAGAGTACTTCTGTTCCTCATGCTACTGCTCCACTGTATGAAAACAAATCACTCAATTCAGATGGAAGTTTTGACTTATCTGATGATGTCTGGCTTACTGTGTCTGAGATCCCTCTATTTACGCAGCCTACGAGTGCTCCCCCACCTTCCAGACCTCCACCGCCCAGACCTACACGTCCCATGAAAAAGAAGGCTAACGAGCCTCACTCACATGTTCGTACCTCAGCTAGAGCTTCTGTAAATAGCCCTACAGCATCTCAAATGGATGACCTTGACGATTTTTCTATGGGCAAAAATCACACTGCTGCTAATGGTGAAGATTCAGATGTTTACTCTACTGCTGTTGCATCAGCTGCTGCCATGAAGGATGCCATGGATAAAGCAGAAGCGAAGTTCAGGCAGGCCAAGGAAAGGAGAGAGAAAGACAATTTGAAGGCAAGTAGAAGTATGGAAGGCGATCCAGTGGACAATTATGATTCTCGGGAAAGGGAACTTAGAGAAAAGCAAGTGAGATTGGATCGTGAAAGGGCAGAGAGGGAGGCAGAGATGGAAAAAGCCCAGGAAAGGGAGAGAGAGGAGAGAGAGCGGAAAAGAGTTGAGAAAGAAAGGGAAAGGCTGTTGGCTAGACAGGCCGTAGAGAGGGCTACAAGGGAAGCACGTGAAAGAGCAGCCTCTGAGGCACATGCGAAAGCTCAACGAGCTGCTGTTGGAAAGGCTAATACAGATGCCCGAGAACGCGCCGAAAGAGCAGCGGTTCAAAGAGCTCATGCTGAAGCACGTGAAAGGGCAGCTGCAGGGGCAAGGGAGAAGGCTGAGAGAGCCGCAGCAGAAGCTAGAGAAAGGGAACTTTCTGTAGCACGGGAGAAGGAAGCAAAGGTTAAGGCAGAACGAGCTGCTGTTGAAAGGGCAGCTGCCGAGGCACGTGCAAGGGCAACTGCTGAGGCACGTGCAAGGGTAGCTGCGCAAGCTAAAGCTAAACAGCAAGAGAATAACAATGATCTTGACTCCTTCTTTGACTCGGTTTCCAGACCAAGTAGCGCTCCACGACAGAGAACCAACCCTCTGGTTAGATTGGATATCTACTTCTTTCTGCTTTATTTTCTTTACAAGGAGACTCGTCTTCTTCTTATAACTTTTGTTGTGTTTCAGGATCCTTTCCAAGATACATGGAACAAGGGAGGGTCTTTCGAATCTAGCAGACCATCTTCGCGAGTGCCCTCTGGAGCAGCTGAGAACTTGAGGAAGACCTCGTCAGCAACAAACATTGTTGATGATCTAAGTTCAATATTTGGAGGTATTGGAATTTCTAAGGTTCCTCTGAAGTTTTTTTTTAAACGTCTTCTACATTGGTGATGTACTTAATCCTCCGTTGTTTGTAAAGCTTCAGCAACCCAGTCTGGTGGGTTTCAAGATGTTGAAGGAGAAACTGAAGAGCGACGACGTGCCCGGCTGGAACGCCACCAGAGGACACAGGAGCGAGCTGTATGGATCAGTCTTGAATCGTTTCCATTAATGGGTTTTGTAGCTAGTAGTTTTTTTTGTGACATAAAATTCGTTTCTCAATCAGGCGCAAGCACTTGCTGAGAAAAATGATCGTGATCTTCGAGCACAAAGAGAACAAGCTGAGAAAAATGTAAGTTCCGTTGTGATTCTGTTTGTTTTCTTTACATGTGGTTTCTTCTTAACTTTCCTTCTTCTCAAATACCGCTGGCTTGTTGAGATAGCGTTAGAAAAATAGTGCCATCCTTAAGGATCTGAGACACTTGCATCATGGGGTTTCAGAGGAGCTATCTTGTTTTGATTGTTTAATTATCATTCTTATTCATGGATTTTAGAGAATCGGTGAGACCTTGGATGTTGAGATAAAACGTTGGGGTGCGGGAAAGGAGGGAAACTTGCGTGCCTTGCTTTCGACTTTACAATATGTATGTCACATATTGTTCAGTTTCTGTGTTTGATCTCATTTGTACCTTTGATGTTATGAATCTTACCGTCACTCTCGTGATGCAAATGTTGCAGGTTCTTTGGCCAGAGTGTGGTTGGCAGCCTGTTTCATTGACCGATTTAATTACCGCTGCTTCTGTCAAGAAATTTTACAGGAAGGCCACTCTCTGCATACACCCTGACAAAGTTCAGCAAAAAGGCGCTAATCTCCAGCAGAAATACATTGCCGAGAAGGTGTTTGACATGCTCAAGGTAAGTGATTCACCGTTTTATACACCACATCAGTCACTGCCACGAGCAAAAACATACTTTATTATTCAATTAGATCATTGTGTCTTCATCTCTCTTTTTTTTCTCATGACAATAAACAGGAAGCATGGAACAAGTTCAACTCAGAAGAACTCTTTTGAAAACCTGGGATAATGTTTTGTGATATTGTTGTTTCATGTGCCGCAAGAAAGCATGTTCATTACATCCCAAAAGTGTTGCCCATGTTGATGCCAGACACCTGTCGATAGCTTATGTATTACCCATCACTATAGACATCGCAGCAATTGGGCAGTCCTATTTTTTTTGTTGTTAAATTTTTTTCCATTTTCCTTATCCTTATTGATTCGCTTCCTTTTTATGAGTGTGTGCCAAATGGACTGATGTTGATTCCTTGTATCAAAACACAATACCTGCGAAAGTTGTATTGTTGTTCCAAGTAATTATGGTATGGAGCCGAACTTATAGCAGTTTGGCTTGTTTGTGTTTGTATTTTTGTCATCACCAGTTTCACAATCGGTGGTGCGTACTTGGTGGCGGCGACAGGTTTCTCTAATACATCGGTTAAGGTTTTTTCAGGCTTGGCAGGTAGGACGATTTTGTGGGTCGATTTGTTTTCTGGGTCACTCCTTTCCCGGACCCATTATCGGTATTTTTGAACCTGTTTAAATTTTTTTAGTTTTTATCCTTTATGTTTTCTTATATTTGTGCATTGATTGTCACAAAAAAACCAATTTTTTTAATTCATGGAAGTATGTGAAATTTACATTATTTTATTAAAACCATCTCCGTTGGCTTACTGACTTATTCTATTTTTTATTCTGACTTATTCTATTTTTTATTCTAAAATAGAGTAATAAAATTTGAGTATGTTTCAATAGTATTCTATTTTAGAGTATAAAATAGAGTGATGAAAAAAGAAAAAAAAATGTCCTAATATTTAGTCTCTTGCGACGTGGAGTCCTATGAATCCTATGTAATAATTAGTTTTTTACGCATTAACATGGTTATTTAATCGGTTGTATCTATTTCAATATTCTTACATTTGATTGTGGAATCCTTCTATGCTCCTTTTTGTTTTTTTGTAATCACCTTATACAGATTCATACTGACTCTGTGAATCACGTCGGACGATCTGCATCTATGTGAACGACGAAAAACGGTTGCTTCCTTACACTGCATGCTAAGCTATCCACCTTAGTATTTTGCGTTTTTGGTATATATATGATCTTTGATTAGAGGAAACTTTCTTTCAGGATTTTTAAATCTTTCAAATAACTTGCAAAAGCTGGCAATTCTTCTGGTTCCGAAACCATCTTCACCAATTGAGAACAATCTGTTGCAAACGTGACCTGAAACTGCCGTAAGTTCATCATACATGTCATTGCCCAGAGTAACGCTTCTATCTCTGCATGGAGAGGAGAGAGATTAGCACTAACATTTCTCGTCCCCATCAGCCCATCAAATCCTTCTAGAGTACTAAACCAACCTTGTCCGGAGAAAATATCATTCTCTTTCCAAGAACCATCTGTGAAACACCATCTTCCTGGAATTGACGGTAGTGTCATAACCTCCACGTTTTGTGCTGTCCTCTGTTCGTTCAATATATGTGCCTCAGTCCAGAGTGTTGATTATGTTTCTGCCAACTTAAGAGTTTCCCTATGATCAATATCCAGGTTGCTAAAGACTTTATTATTCCTTTCTTTCCAAATGTACCATAGTATCCATGCAAACTGATTATCATCTTTCTAAGGAAAAACTCTTAAAAAGAGATGATCCATGTTTGTGAAGATAGAAATATTGGAAAAATATCTGGATTTGATGGTATCTTCGAGAGAGTCTAAACCTGAATTGCTGAAGAACATTCGAAAAACACATGGTTTATCGATTTTTCATAGGCTCCATATCTTGCACAATATATATCCCCTTGTTTCTGCTCCTTTTGTTTTCACGTTTAAGCCTGTTTTATTTCTTTTCAGCTCT
The DNA window shown above is from Brassica oleracea var. oleracea cultivar TO1000 chromosome C3, BOL, whole genome shotgun sequence and carries:
- the LOC106334952 gene encoding auxilin-related protein 2-like isoform X1 is translated as MDDFSGLLGLKPQGKSAPMAPSSSSPARNKSDSSPLFDDLSGGDDLLFSDSRSQTKPSDFDYDAMFKDPKPVYDKPVYDEEDVFESLKTPSGSQSARFDDLFSSHSVHRKNNSSPFDDLIGNLSKPESERDEIGSSAFDDLIPGFGRASSPPAKRPTSETSHSQKPPYRTSSNLAEDPFVVLESASTPRDPLDDIGLFNSRKTDHSFADIDPLDSLGKSGPDMSSRDKSHLRPGNGSGSQSPVESSHTGSYHGKKVSFDEVLEPQSTSVPHATAPLYENKSLNSDGSFDLSDDVWLTVSEIPLFTQPTSAPPPSRPPPPRPTRPMKKKANEPHSHVRTSARASVNSPTASQMDDLDDFSMGKNHTAANGEDSDVYSTAVASAAAMKDAMDKAEAKFRQAKERREKDNLKASRSMEGDPVDNYDSRERELREKQVRLDRERAEREAEMEKAQEREREERERKRVEKERERLLARQAVERATREARERAASEAHAKAQRAAVGKANTDARERAERAAVQRAHAEARERAAAGAREKAERAAAEARERELSVAREKEAKVKAERAAVERAAAEARARATAEARARVAAQAKAKQQENNNDLDSFFDSVSRPSSAPRQRTNPLDPFQDTWNKGGSFESSRPSSRVPSGAAENLRKTSSATNIVDDLSSIFGASATQSGGFQDVEGETEERRRARLERHQRTQERAAQALAEKNDRDLRAQREQAEKNRIGETLDVEIKRWGAGKEGNLRALLSTLQYVLWPECGWQPVSLTDLITAASVKKFYRKATLCIHPDKVQQKGANLQQKYIAEKVFDMLKEAWNKFNSEELF
- the LOC106334952 gene encoding auxilin-related protein 2-like isoform X2, giving the protein MDDFSGLLGLKPQGKSAPMAPSSSSPARNKSDSSPLFDDLSGGDDLLFSDSRSQTKPSDFDYDAMFKDPKPVYDKPVYDEEDVFESLKTPSGSQSARFDDLFSSHSVHRKNNSSPFDDLIGNLSKPESERDEIGSSAFDDLIPGFGRASSPPAKRPTSETSHSQKPPYRTSSNLAEDPFVVLESASTPRDPLDDIGLFNSRKTDHSFADIDPLDSLGKSGPDMSSRDKSHLRPGNGSGSQSPVESSHTGSYHGKKVSFDEVLEPQSTSVPHATAPLYENKSLNSDGSFDLSDDVWLTVSEIPLFTQPTSAPPPSRPPPPRPTRPMKKKANEPHSHVRTSARASVNSPTASQMDDLDDFSMGKNHTAANGEDSDVYSTAVASAAAMKDAMDKAEAKFRQAKERREKDNLKASRSMEGDPVDNYDSRERELREKQVRLDRERAEREAEMEKAQEREREERERKRVEKERERLLARQAVERATREARERAASEAHAKAQRAAVGKANTDARERAERAAVQRAHAEARERAAAGAREKAERAAAEARERELSVAREKEAKVKAERAAVERAAAEARARATAEARARVAAQAKAKQQENNNDLDSFFDSVSRPSSAPRQRTNPLDPFQDTWNKGGSFESSRPSSRVPSGAAENLRKTSSATNIVDDLSSIFGATQSGGFQDVEGETEERRRARLERHQRTQERAAQALAEKNDRDLRAQREQAEKNRIGETLDVEIKRWGAGKEGNLRALLSTLQYVLWPECGWQPVSLTDLITAASVKKFYRKATLCIHPDKVQQKGANLQQKYIAEKVFDMLKEAWNKFNSEELF